The proteins below are encoded in one region of Saccopteryx leptura isolate mSacLep1 chromosome 1, mSacLep1_pri_phased_curated, whole genome shotgun sequence:
- the PRR36 gene encoding proline-rich protein 36 isoform X2, producing MDKRNKPRAGAAARMTASRPPGLRKPPRTPTSPRPPPPGIPTALRVLGAAGGAGRGPVSEREGGIQAAALPEAIPQVGPTRSPRTGPGRTASRAPTSGRGELTPAKTPGPGSISSPGRASGTTRLGPLGKKGLQPPAEEPMDRGKIPEPPRSALGAGARRDSSGPTPGAPSSAISRRSRGAGAEVGLPRTAPNARSRPLTETLRKSVSSAPERSTTETSSAARSRPSSCGGLQRPVSRPLGSSTTPLSSPARSQTLLGGTPRALGQPSQAKSKGLQALRPSQAATPRKSAAILQSLSPLAVSSPPCQTAQLPPPNQITATLRDLPLTSPSTTPSSQATCPWATPFALVPSPSAPVAPWTLPSPPATSPLQAPLTHLGTSFGEAPSSPTATFLVPLSSSGSSPLQGTSPTQVSLPLPPLPTPLSAPLPPATPPLQVPLSQARSLRNLPSPIAKDSLQDFSALTTPPTLASPLSPHPLQAEPNTLAIPPTQDPCLATSPSQAPPPMATPPPQTPPLASPGLQATPSLALPSLQPHFGAAPALQAPPTPLATPPPQSPFSLATLSLQATPSSPTLPPPQVSLSLVSPPLQATSSLTMSPLQSMPSFLAMAPVQTQPLALPPLQSSTTPPASPSLQAPCSPPTPGPDVPLPGPRLSLALASAPPPPPSRSPSSTLSGPDLAGHSSSATSTPEELRGYDSGPEGGAAASPAPDAELAACHPAAWSRGPAPPLSVRGTPVPLPWPPSAGSGSADGLCTIYEAERPESATSAEGALNSGSGPSAGSGKAAAGTGTGAASLGVKPERLGELPLGALQASVVQHLLSRTLLLAAAEGAAGDSGSGRGSSGSGGGAGGARTALSDAELGRWAELLSPLDESRASITSVTSFSPDDVASPQGDWTVVEVETFH from the exons GTGGGACCTACGCGGAGCCCCAGGACAGGCCCCGGGAGGACAG CCTCCAGGGCACCAACAAGCGGGAGAGGGGAGCTGACCCCTGCCAAGACCCCTGGACCAGGCTCTATCTCCAGCCCTGGACGTGCCAGCGGGACCACCAG GCTAGGTCCTCTTGGGAAGAAAGGGCTCCAGCCCCCAGCTGAGGAACCTATGGACAGAGGAAAAATTCCAGAACCCCCTAGGAGTGCCCTGGGTGCGGGAGCACGGAGAG ATTCTTCTGGGCCTACCCCAGGCGCCCCTTCCTCCGCCATCTCCCGTCGGTCTCGGGGTGCAGGCGCTGAGGTGGGACTCCCCCGGACAGCTCCAAATGCCCGGTCCCGACCCCTGACCGAAACCCTAAGGAAATCAGTGAGCAGTGCCCCGGAGCGCAGCACCACAGAGACGAGCTCTGCTGCCAGGAGTCGACCTAGCTCCTGCGGGGGCCTCCAGAGGCCAGTCTCCCGCCCCCTGGGCTCCAGCACCACCCCTTTGTCCTCCCCAGCCCGTTCCCAGACCTTGCTGGGTGGAACACCTCGAGCTCTGGGGCAGCCGTCGCAGGCCAAGTCGAAAGGGCTGCAGGCTCTGCGCCCTTCGCAGGCCGCAACCCCAAGGAAGAGCGCAGCCATCCTGCAGAGCCTTTCTCCTCTGGCCGTATCGTCTCCACCCTGTCAGACCGCACAACTGCCACCGCCTAACCAGATCACAGCCACTCTGCGGGACCTGCCCCTTACCTCTCCATCGACCACGCCTTCTTCCCAGGCCACCTGTCCTTGGGCCACGCCCTTTGCTCTAGTCCCATCTCCCTCTGCTCCAGTCGCTCCgtggaccctcccctctccgccaGCCACAAGCCCTTTGCAAGCTCCACTCACACACCTGGGTACATCCTTTGGGGAGGCACCCTCCTCTCCTACGGCCACTTTTCTGGTTCCACTTTCTTCTTCAGGTTCATCCCCTCTTCAGGGTACGTCCCCCACCCAGGTTTCTTTGCCTTTACCCCCTCTTCCGACTCCTTTGTCGGCTCCTCTGCCACCAGCCACGCCCCCTCTACAAGTCCCTCTTTCTCAGGCAAGGTCTCTGCGAAACTTACCCTCTCCCATAGCCAAAGACTCACTGCAGGACTTTTCTGCTCTGACCACGCCCCCTACACTGGCCAGTCCTCTGTCTCCGCACCCTCTCCAGGCGGAGCCCAATACACTGGCCATACCTCCCACGCAGGACCCTTGTCTAGCCACATCCCCCTCGCAGGCTCCTCCTCCCATGGCCACGCCTCCACCGCAGACCCCACCCCTGGCCTCGCCCGGTCTTCAGGCCACACCCTCCCTGGCCCTGCCCTCTTTACAGCCCCATTTTGGGGCCGCACCAGCTCTGCAAGCCCCTCCTACTCCCCTGGCCACGCCCCCTCCACAAAGTCCATTTTCTCTGGCCACACTTTCTCTTCAGGCCACTCCCTCTTCTCCAACCCTGCCCCCTCCACAGGTCTCACTTTCTCTGGTCTCACCACCTCTGCAGGCCACTTCCTCTCTGACCATGTCTCCTTTGCAGTCCATGCCTTCTTTCCTGGCTATGGCTCCTGTGCAAACCCAACCTCTGGCCTTGCCCCCTCTGCAatcctccaccactccccctgcCTCACCCTCTCTTCAGGCCCCATGCAGTCCCCCAACCCCGGGTCCCGATGTCCCGCTCCCGGGTCCACGGCTGAGCCTGGCGCTGGCCTCGGCCCCGCCGCCACCGCCGTCGCGCAGCCCGTCCAGTACGCTCAGCGGTCCGGACCTGGCGGGCCATAGCAGCAGCGCCACAAGCACACCGGAGGAGCTTCGCGGCTACGATAGCGGGCCCGAGGGCGGCGCCGCAGCCTCCCCGGCCCCCGACGCGGAGCTTGCCGCTTGCCACCCGGCCGCCTGGAGCCGAGGTCCCGCTCCGCCGCTGTCCGTCCGCGGCACCCCTG TGCCCCTTCCTTGGCCTCCCTCTGCTGGGTCGGGCTCTGCTGATGGCCTGTGCACAATCTACGAGGCTGAAAGGCCCGAATCGGCGACCTCTGCCGAAGGAGCTCTGAATTCCGGGTCCGGGCCCAGCGCGGGTAGTGGGAAAGCGGCGGCCGGAACCGGGACGGGGGCGGCCTCGCTCGGCGTGAAGCCTGAGCGTCTGGGCGAGTTGCCGCTGGGGGCTCTGCAAGCAAGCGTCGTGCAGCACCTGCTGAGCCGGACTCTGCTGTTAGCGGCGGCCGAAGGAGCCGCTGGCGACAGCGGCAGTGGCCGGGGTAGCTCTGGGAGTGGCGGTGGCGCGGGGGGCGCCCGGACTGCTCTCAGTGATGCTGAACTGGGTCGCTGGGCCGAACTGTTGTCTCCCCTGGACGAGTCCCGCGCCAGCATCACCTCGGTCACCAGCTTCTCCCCGGACGACGTGGCTTCCCCGCAGGGTGACTGGACTGTGGTGGAGGTGGAGACCTTCCACTGA
- the PRR36 gene encoding proline-rich protein 36 isoform X1, protein MDKRNKPRAGAAARMTASRPPGLRKPPRTPTSPRPPPPGIPTALRVLGAAGGAGRGPVSEREGGIQAAALPEAIPQVGPTRSPRTGPGRTASRAPTSGRGELTPAKTPGPGSISSPGRASGTTRLGPLGKKGLQPPAEEPMDRGKIPEPPRSALGAGARRDSSGPTPGAPSSAISRRSRGAGAEVGLPRTAPNARSRPLTETLRKSVSSAPERSTTETSSAARSRPSSCGGLQRPVSRPLGSSTTPLSSPARSQTLLGGTPRALGQPSQAKSKGLQALRPSQAATPRKSAAILQSLSPLAVSSPPCQTAQLPPPNQITATLRDLPLTSPSTTPSSQATCPWATPFALVPSPSAPVAPWTLPSPPATSPLQAPLTHLGTSFGEAPSSPTATFLVPLSSSGSSPLQGTSPTQVSLPLPPLPTPLSAPLPPATPPLQVPLSQARSLRNLPSPIAKDSLQDFSALTTPPTLASPLSPHPLQAEPNTLAIPPTQDPCLATSPSQAPPPMATPPPQTPPLASPGLQATPSLALPSLQPHFGAAPALQAPPTPLATPPPQSPFSLATLSLQATPSSPTLPPPQVSLSLVSPPLQATSSLTMSPLQSMPSFLAMAPVQTQPLALPPLQSSTTPPASPSLQAPCSPPTPGPDVPLPGPRLSLALASAPPPPPSRSPSSTLSGPDLAGHSSSATSTPEELRGYDSGPEGGAAASPAPDAELAACHPAAWSRGPAPPLSVRGTPVVPLPWPPSAGSGSADGLCTIYEAERPESATSAEGALNSGSGPSAGSGKAAAGTGTGAASLGVKPERLGELPLGALQASVVQHLLSRTLLLAAAEGAAGDSGSGRGSSGSGGGAGGARTALSDAELGRWAELLSPLDESRASITSVTSFSPDDVASPQGDWTVVEVETFH, encoded by the exons GTGGGACCTACGCGGAGCCCCAGGACAGGCCCCGGGAGGACAG CCTCCAGGGCACCAACAAGCGGGAGAGGGGAGCTGACCCCTGCCAAGACCCCTGGACCAGGCTCTATCTCCAGCCCTGGACGTGCCAGCGGGACCACCAG GCTAGGTCCTCTTGGGAAGAAAGGGCTCCAGCCCCCAGCTGAGGAACCTATGGACAGAGGAAAAATTCCAGAACCCCCTAGGAGTGCCCTGGGTGCGGGAGCACGGAGAG ATTCTTCTGGGCCTACCCCAGGCGCCCCTTCCTCCGCCATCTCCCGTCGGTCTCGGGGTGCAGGCGCTGAGGTGGGACTCCCCCGGACAGCTCCAAATGCCCGGTCCCGACCCCTGACCGAAACCCTAAGGAAATCAGTGAGCAGTGCCCCGGAGCGCAGCACCACAGAGACGAGCTCTGCTGCCAGGAGTCGACCTAGCTCCTGCGGGGGCCTCCAGAGGCCAGTCTCCCGCCCCCTGGGCTCCAGCACCACCCCTTTGTCCTCCCCAGCCCGTTCCCAGACCTTGCTGGGTGGAACACCTCGAGCTCTGGGGCAGCCGTCGCAGGCCAAGTCGAAAGGGCTGCAGGCTCTGCGCCCTTCGCAGGCCGCAACCCCAAGGAAGAGCGCAGCCATCCTGCAGAGCCTTTCTCCTCTGGCCGTATCGTCTCCACCCTGTCAGACCGCACAACTGCCACCGCCTAACCAGATCACAGCCACTCTGCGGGACCTGCCCCTTACCTCTCCATCGACCACGCCTTCTTCCCAGGCCACCTGTCCTTGGGCCACGCCCTTTGCTCTAGTCCCATCTCCCTCTGCTCCAGTCGCTCCgtggaccctcccctctccgccaGCCACAAGCCCTTTGCAAGCTCCACTCACACACCTGGGTACATCCTTTGGGGAGGCACCCTCCTCTCCTACGGCCACTTTTCTGGTTCCACTTTCTTCTTCAGGTTCATCCCCTCTTCAGGGTACGTCCCCCACCCAGGTTTCTTTGCCTTTACCCCCTCTTCCGACTCCTTTGTCGGCTCCTCTGCCACCAGCCACGCCCCCTCTACAAGTCCCTCTTTCTCAGGCAAGGTCTCTGCGAAACTTACCCTCTCCCATAGCCAAAGACTCACTGCAGGACTTTTCTGCTCTGACCACGCCCCCTACACTGGCCAGTCCTCTGTCTCCGCACCCTCTCCAGGCGGAGCCCAATACACTGGCCATACCTCCCACGCAGGACCCTTGTCTAGCCACATCCCCCTCGCAGGCTCCTCCTCCCATGGCCACGCCTCCACCGCAGACCCCACCCCTGGCCTCGCCCGGTCTTCAGGCCACACCCTCCCTGGCCCTGCCCTCTTTACAGCCCCATTTTGGGGCCGCACCAGCTCTGCAAGCCCCTCCTACTCCCCTGGCCACGCCCCCTCCACAAAGTCCATTTTCTCTGGCCACACTTTCTCTTCAGGCCACTCCCTCTTCTCCAACCCTGCCCCCTCCACAGGTCTCACTTTCTCTGGTCTCACCACCTCTGCAGGCCACTTCCTCTCTGACCATGTCTCCTTTGCAGTCCATGCCTTCTTTCCTGGCTATGGCTCCTGTGCAAACCCAACCTCTGGCCTTGCCCCCTCTGCAatcctccaccactccccctgcCTCACCCTCTCTTCAGGCCCCATGCAGTCCCCCAACCCCGGGTCCCGATGTCCCGCTCCCGGGTCCACGGCTGAGCCTGGCGCTGGCCTCGGCCCCGCCGCCACCGCCGTCGCGCAGCCCGTCCAGTACGCTCAGCGGTCCGGACCTGGCGGGCCATAGCAGCAGCGCCACAAGCACACCGGAGGAGCTTCGCGGCTACGATAGCGGGCCCGAGGGCGGCGCCGCAGCCTCCCCGGCCCCCGACGCGGAGCTTGCCGCTTGCCACCCGGCCGCCTGGAGCCGAGGTCCCGCTCCGCCGCTGTCCGTCCGCGGCACCCCTG TAGTGCCCCTTCCTTGGCCTCCCTCTGCTGGGTCGGGCTCTGCTGATGGCCTGTGCACAATCTACGAGGCTGAAAGGCCCGAATCGGCGACCTCTGCCGAAGGAGCTCTGAATTCCGGGTCCGGGCCCAGCGCGGGTAGTGGGAAAGCGGCGGCCGGAACCGGGACGGGGGCGGCCTCGCTCGGCGTGAAGCCTGAGCGTCTGGGCGAGTTGCCGCTGGGGGCTCTGCAAGCAAGCGTCGTGCAGCACCTGCTGAGCCGGACTCTGCTGTTAGCGGCGGCCGAAGGAGCCGCTGGCGACAGCGGCAGTGGCCGGGGTAGCTCTGGGAGTGGCGGTGGCGCGGGGGGCGCCCGGACTGCTCTCAGTGATGCTGAACTGGGTCGCTGGGCCGAACTGTTGTCTCCCCTGGACGAGTCCCGCGCCAGCATCACCTCGGTCACCAGCTTCTCCCCGGACGACGTGGCTTCCCCGCAGGGTGACTGGACTGTGGTGGAGGTGGAGACCTTCCACTGA